The Bombus pyrosoma isolate SC7728 linkage group LG3, ASM1482585v1, whole genome shotgun sequence genome has a segment encoding these proteins:
- the LOC122566390 gene encoding helicase domino isoform X1, with translation MSDKQTAPILPPLNGGGGNNGGSNGGAPQQTVNLQQVLATAQGLNVLTTGAGQQFVITSQVPGLTQVIPSNATTNTNIQQVGVTRIVNISGTPPRAGSVGVAGASSSPLTSPTRQGSPKVVLATSPKLVRTSIGNMFVAPTSQASMHSPPARKKLKLTDSTEKHTMLADDAMGYRRRIMEHKMKRMRAIRERYAENATELFFLHAGGNIMDFQTWRKRPPTPQCLHFLRQHRLDPDDDDEDLTAPLPAISEIPLTPTATTVSTIVPVNQCTEVKISGMNVAPVAVSTTLPAAVAQLNQQGHVPGRPQGGRHGMVFAFRAAIQSSPVTAHPPPTSSTLAPTLIIGNAPIVPGSPKPVTTTVASPVIDKSTIATSITTTITTMTTPTLTFTGATTTTATVTTVTKTSSAPTIPTQPVVKLVKLPASNAATSCDITNNQEQIVEKAKQEAYVMQRIAELQREGLWSERRLPKVQEPPRTKAHWDYLLEEMVWLAADFAQERKWKKAAAKKCARMVQKYFQEKAIQAQKAEKSQELRLKKIASFIAKEIKTFWTNVEKLVEYKQQTRLEEKRKQALDQHLNFIVGQTEKYSTWLTEGLNKTDGPQSVPASMNSSRISSPIPPGKSHSDEDFQPNQSSDDDEETIAKAEEELKSVTNHKEEVELLKKESELPLEDLLKELPPDYLENRNKSLSPVSKGVEEENEKTTDGDMDFVAASDESSDEEETIMEQEKLEENADYKQELDDLKAENEISIDELVAKYGNMSDVPIDVEQEPIQESDKESIKEEAQENDEESTSNESESEESDNEVDEEESQTQTDNEADIGLKSLLEDVSMEKSSNDKTAEMDHSNARDEMDNVAALAESIQPKGNTLLTTSVVTKIPFLLKHPLREYQHIGLDWLVTMYDRKLNGILADEMGLGKTIQTIALLAHLACEKGNWGPHLIIVPTSVMLNWEMECKKWCPGFKILTYYGTQKERKQKRTGWTKPNAFHICITSYKLVIQDHQSFRRKKWKYLILDEAQNIKNFKSQRWQLLLNFQTQRRLLLTGTPLQNNLMELWSLMHFLMPNVFQSHREFKEWFSNPVTGMIEGNSEYNENIIRRLHKVLRPFLLRRLKTEVEKQLPKKYEHVVMCRLSKRQRYLYDDFMSRAKTKETLASGNLLSVINVLMQLRKVCNHPNLFEVRPTVSPFQMEAIEYVTASLVWSALDYDPFKHIDLSSINLLLCDLELSLTAFVAHRVRRLQTPRKLIEEIDTQPDPSPRCPPGKIKINVRLSNQVKPSSVPRQTQTKLKNLTGILPTPKVGTSPLIKTANNQSTPGQGVTLKVAGGQQLQGYSVQLVQHQGSVKAIPVGTLAHNPQSTTVTPTTAATSAQRITVGNANIIDGLQRLATQTVAVKQGDSVQRIAMPNLAQVVQTSIGRHIILTSNQQNTNTVSFPVMTPCVPRLKVLPKSLMGLSTSATTVNKVIGGVVTTTSGTSGRPVMRVPPLNVTASPNVTAQSPTGNGQSQQQSNRCGIVTRHAQKESEKAQMKERPKSEFYLPQLEEERKQRRQAKLRLLANTNERRCAACPLYGEDLFMALRIGKPSTACRWHNGWVHCATAKDNARTRRQFFSRTEALAEAIKSTEQIVEELKEVFERFVVHVPAVCAPTPRFHVSHPPPHKLFAQRRIQMELQRQLSPKLALFHPVASAMMTQFPDPRLIQYDCGKLQSLHQLLRKLKSENHRVLIFTQMTRMLDVLEAFLNFHGHIYLRLDGTTKVDQRQVLMERFNGDKRIFCFILSTRSGGVGVNLTGADTVIFYDSDWNPTMDAQAQDRCHRIGQTRDVHIYRLVSEKTVEENILKKANQKRLLGDLAIEGGNFTTAYFKSSTIQDLFNIDQSENDATTRMAEVLEQNRDREKFLQKDNQGQTLEDKVAMGALESALAAAEEDLDVQAAKTAKAEAVADLAEFDENIPLDDADRDDMQVSKAELEVQNLVSQLTPIERYAMKFVEESEGAFSAAQLAAAERELEEQKKEWELDRLRALREEEERRMRLADDDEKPLTFGREDAQNQVNSASNSKKLVNKKLPPNRRRNSRKNISKSAQESESETETTTESESESQEDVVEDSLDEESSHTESQSQGDEDEEEEEAHDQNDSEKGGYPKRKNRSNKSFSQNHFDLNSPRTRSRGNVKINLWTLDVSPILPGIKPKCRGRASNLRKQRELEMRMKAEESFILPLPPVSSPKKLNNTNISNKPNEEDNTVNEKEMVTVDLKHTDAEKSTILPADEKRSESIENCKVIVNHCTIATSSPKSNCDKTVIDESNATIPLDSLEIETCSQSGNSSGMSEQSKDLEEGIIDNKDGGEAAQQLTENTTSSIYITKLMSIAMAQSSNLEGAASCNDDSEYSNVDLISQNSSPRSVVMESNMVKRISDSKCLKSSMTLEIDEEINISEDSLIAPLKNKIVVQDTDENAESTTKKLVSDTVSKSKITSSAIDESDTGLKGELLISNAESKVLKNKAVDELQDINISNDEYRVKNDARAQSPIETKEDMDMKETSTNKQYDESTSNSDTTNKSVNDNESISVIESSSSQEPSSSKQEENYTKLDECVRDEDDTKVQSTSSIQNSDNTFSFDTLGSNESSGSESNTENKIKFRKPDTISYGVTTRSAKVNISVENTENKNLILCSDTYESQGGEISNSNSNTHRKETSKVTQIRRPDTPRPTIEHSRITRSSAIRSLTPPPNSNSTKSLQKRRPDTPLPECFRSSPRLATRSISNLSSSLRNEEQNTASYEKPMTRRSKTLDNGVLNPTVFRRSSSIPPMKPTSDSKDCTSSISTRCKRNSESTSTPKRRPDTPVPTFEQGSRVTRSGLNFTLNSAKGPNHVSNKGNKHIRKIDSSSDSKSQEEESSAVSPLSGKTETLNTDSNGNAVVSETFPKQDDSTLSSFNEINEKPQRTAKVVAILTLDTRSNHTSKASSSVHTKTSNCNSSDTKNNKKNADSNSNPASDSSGKNCVLRISDVTPNCKVDGWCDSGLDTGSRDRVSSNVFSNVASTYTSSNKAGKSPTLNKNTSLNSKLKTDKVPIQSTVIALVDLDNDSNYDSSDGSKKLRRKIKRTRLSSFAKPLISGKTNESQIADALDDEEQIPPMKKSIRTQLTPPPPSQTTQLEKLSSGTIS, from the exons ATGAGTGATAAGCAGACTGCACCTATTTTACCACCCCTCAATGGGGGTGGAGGAAATAATGGGGGTAGCAATGGAGGTGCACCGCAACAGACTGTTAATTTACAACAAGTTCTTGCTACTGCCCAAGGACTTAATGTCCTTACTACAGGTGCTGGACAACAATTTGTTATTACTTCACAGGTTCCTGGTCTTACACag GTTATACCAAGTAATGCAACAACAAATACAAACATTCAACAAGTTGGTGTTACAAGAATTGTTAATATCAGTGGTACACCACCACGTGCAGGTAGTGTGGGAGTTGCAGGTGCAAGTAGTTCACCTCTTACATCTCCTACTCGTCAGGGTTCACCTAAAGTTGTTTTAGCAACATCTCCAAAACTTGTTCGAACTTCTATTGGAAATATGTTTGTTGCACCAACCTCTCAAGCTTCTATGCATTCACCACCTGCAagaaaaaagttgaaattaacaGATTCTACTGAAAAACATACTATGCTTGCTGATGATGCAATGGGTTATAGAAGGAGAATTATGGAacataaaatgaaaaggatGCGTGCAATAAGAGAGAGATATGCAGAGAATGCAACAGAGTTATTCTTTCTTCATGCTGGAGGCAATATAATGGATTTTCAAACATGGAGGAAGAGACCTCCAACACCCCAATGTTTGCATTTTTTACGGCAGCATAGATTAGATCcagatgatgatgatgaagaTTTAACAGCTCCACTGCCAGCAATATCAGAAATTCCATTAACACCAACTGCAACAACTGTTTCTACAATAGTTCCTGTGAATCAGTGTACAGAAGTAAAAATTTCTGGAATGAATGTTGCTCCAGTTGCGGTGTCCACGACATTGCCTGCTGCAGTAGCTCAACTTAATCAACAAG GACATGTACCAGGTAGGCCTCAAGGGGGCCGCCATGGCATGGTGTTTGCCTTCAGAGCAGCAATTCAGTCTTCACCAGTCACCGCTCACCCTCCACCTACTTCTTCTACTCTAGCACCCACGCTCATTATAG GTAATGCACCAATAGTTCCAGGTTCACCGAAACCTGTGACAACAACTGTTGCAAGTCCAGTGATAGATAAATCTACAATAGCTACATCTATTACAACAACTATTACCACAATGACTACTCCTACCCTTACTTTTACTGGAGCTACCACCACCACAGCTACTGTTACTACTGTTACAAAAACATCTTCTGCGCCTACTATACCTACTCAGCCTGTTGTTAAACTTGTTAAGTTACCTGCCTCTAATGCGGCTACGTCATGTGATATCACAAATAACCAAGAGCAAATTGTAGAGAAGGCAAAACAG GAAGCATACGTTATGCAAAGGATTGCGGAATTACAGCGGGAAGGATTATGGTCAGAAAGAAGGTTGCCTAAGGTGCAGGAACCACCTCGTACAAAGGCTCACTGGGACTATTTGTTAGAAGAGATGGTTTGGTTAGCTGCTGACTTTGCTCAAGAACGAAAGTGGAAAAAAGCTGCAGCGAAAAAGTGTGCGCGTATGGtacagaaatatttccaagagAAAGCAATTCAAGCACAAAAAGCTGAAAAATCACAAGAACTTAGGTTAAAGAAAATTGCTAGTTTTATTGCTAAAGAAATCAAAACATTCTGGACAAATGTGGAAAAA TTAGTGGAATATAAACAACAGACGAGGCTtgaggagaaaagaaagcagGCACTAGatcaacatttaaattttattgtggGTCAAACAGAGAAATATTCAACATGGCTAACTGAAGGACTCAATAAAACTGATGGTCCTCAAAGTGTGCCAGCCTCCATGAATAGTTCGCGTATTTCTTCCCCAATACCACCCGGCAAATCTCATTCTGATG AGGATTTTCAACCAAACCAAAGCTCAGATGATGATGAAGAAACCATAGCAAAAGCCGAAGAAGAATTGAAATCTGTGACAAATCATAAAGAAGAGGttgaactgttgaaaaaaGAATCAGAACTACCCCTAGAAGATCTCCTTAAAGAGCTACCACCTGATTActtggaaaatagaaataaaagctTATCACCTGTATCAAAAGGAGTAGAGGag gaGAATGAAAAGACAACAGATGGCGATATGGATTTTGTTGCCGCATCGGATGAATCCTCCGATGAGGAGGAGACTATTATGGAACAAGAAAAACTGGAAGAAAATGCGGATTATAAACAAGAATTAGACGATCttaaa gctgaaaatgaaatatctattGATGAACTTGTGGCCAAATACGGTAACATGTCAGATGTGCCAATAGATGTTGAACAAGAACCTATTCAag AGTCAGATAAAGAAAGCATAAAAGAAGAAGCTCAGGAAAATGACGAGGAATCTACGAGTAACGAAAGTGAAAGTGAAGAGAGTGACAACGAAGTTGATGAGGAAGAGTCTCAAACACAAACTGATAATGAAGCCGATATCGGACTTAAATCTCTCTTAGAAGATGTATCCATGGAAAAATCATCAAATGATAAG ACTGCAGAGATGGACCATTCAAATGCTCGCGATGAAATGGATAACGTCGCGGCATTGGCAGAAAGTATTCAACCTAAAGGAAATACTTTACTTACCACCAGT GTTGTTacgaaaattccatttcttctgAAACATCCCCTTCGAGAATATCAACATATAGGATTAGACTGGCTTGTTACAATGTACGACAGGAAATTAAATGGTATTTTAGCAGATGAAATGGGTTTGGGTAAAACCATACAAACGATTGCTTTACTTGCGCATTTGGCATGCGAAAAAGGAAATTGGGGTCCTCATCTCATAATAGTACCAACATCTGTGATGCTCAACTGGGAAATGGAATGTAAGAAATGGTGTCCAGGATTTAAGATTTTGACTTATTATGGAAcgcaaaaagaaaggaaacaaaaaagaacaG gTTGGACTAAACCTAACGCTTTTCATATTTGCATAACATCATACAAACTGGTTATACAGGATCATCAAAGCTTTAGAAGGAAAAAGTGGAAATATCTTATATTGGACGAAGCccagaatataaaaaatttcaaatcacAGAGATGGCAATTActattgaattttcaaaccCAACG ACGATTATTGCTTACTGGTACACCTCTACAGAATAACTTAATGGAACTGTGGTCATTGATGCATTTTTTAATGCCGAATGTATTCCAGTCACATAGAGAATTTAAAGAATGGTTTAGTAATCCTGTTACTGGGATGATAGAAGGGAATAGtgaatacaatgaaaatattattcgtcgTCTGCATAAG GTTTTGCGGccttttttattacgaagatTAAAAACAGAAGTAGAAAAACAATTGCCCAAAAAGTATGAGCACGTCGTTATGTGCCGTTTGTCAAAACGTCAGCGATACCTATACGATGATTTTATGTCCAGAGCAAA AACAAAGGAGACCCTCGCTAGTGGCAATCTGTTAAGTGTGATTAATGTATTAATGCAATTACGGAAGGTATGCAACCACCcaaatttatttgaagttaGACCTACTGTATCACCATTTCAAATGGAAGCTATTGAATATGTCACAGCTTCGTTAGTATGGAGTGCTCTTGATTATGATCCATTTaag cATATCGATCTATCTagtattaatcttttattatgtGATTTGGAGTTAAGTCTTACTGCGTTTGTGGCGCATAGAGTCAGACGATTGCAAACACCACGAAAGCTTATAGAAGAAATAGACACACAACCAGATCCGTCTCCGAGATGTCCACCtggaaagattaaaattaatgttagaTTATCTAATCAAGTTAAACCGTCATCCGTACCGCGGCAGACgcaaacaaaattaaagaatttgacTGGAATATTGCCTACTCCAAAAGTTGGAACATCTCCTTTAATAAAAACAGCAAATAATCAAAGCACTCCAGGGCAAG gTGTCACACTAAAAGTAGCAGGTGGCCAACAGTTGCAAGGATATTCCGTACAATTAGTTCAACATCAGGGTAGTGTGAAAG CAATTCCTGTTGGAACACTAGCACATAACCCACAGAGTACAACAGTGACACCAACTACAGCAGCAACGAGTGCACAGAGGATTACAGTAGGGAATGCAAATATTATAGATGGACTGCAACGGCTAGCAACGCAAACAGTTGCAGTTAAACAAGGTGATTCCGTCCAAAGAATAGCAATGCCTAATCTTGCACAAGTGGTTCAAACATCTATTGGTAGACATATCATTCTGACTTCAAATCAACAAAACACTAACACAG TTTCATTTCCAGTAATGACTCCATGTGTACCACGTTTGAAAGTTTTACCAAAATCTTTAATGGGCCTATCTACCTCGGCAACTACAGTAAACAAAGTTATAGGAGGAGTGGTGACAACTACAAGCGGAACAAGTGGAAGACCCGTTATGAGGGTGCCGCCTCTTAATGTTACTGCATCTCCTAATGTCACTGCACAGTCTCCCACTGGCAATGGACAATCTCAACAACAATCGAACCGTTGTGGTATTGTTACTAGACACGCACAAAAAGAATCAGAAAAGGCACAAATGAAAGAACGTCCAAAATCCGAATTTTATTTG CCACAGTTAGAAGAAGAACGGAAACAAAGAAGACAAGCTAAACTTCGTCTACTTGCAAATACTAATGAAAGACGATGTGCCGCATGCCCTCTCTATGGAGAAGATTTGTTTATGGCATTAAGAATTGGTAAACCATCTACGGCATGTCGGTGGCATAATGGTTGGGTTCATTGTGCAACTGCTAAAGATAATGCACGTACACGAAGGCAGTTTTTTTCTCGCACAGAAGCACTTGCAGAGGCGATCAAAAGTACAGAACAAATTGTTGAGGAGCTGAAGGAAGTTTTTGAGAG GTTTGTTGTACATGTTCCTGCTGTGTGCGCCCCTACGCCACGTTTTCACGTTTCTCATCCTCCTCCACATAAATTGTTCGCTCAACGACGTATACAAATGGAATTACAACGTCAACTATCGCCAAAATTGGCATTGTTCCATCCAGTAGCTAGTGCAATGATGACGCAGTTCCCAGATCCCAGATTGATACAGTACGACTGTGGAAAATTGCAATCTTTACATCAACTTCTTAGAAAGCTTAAATCTGAGAACCATagagttttaatttttacacaaATGACCAGAATGTTAGATGTATTAGAAGCTTTCCTTAATTTTCATGGTCACATATATTTACGTTTGGATGGTACTACTAAAGTAGATCAGCGGCag GTTTTGATGGAAAGATTTAATGGAGAcaaacgaatattttgtttcattttatcgacGAGATCTGGAGGTGTAGGTGTGAATCTGACAGGAGCAGACactgttatattttatgatagtGATTGGAATCCTACGATGGATGCCCAAGCACAAGACAGGTGTCATAGAATAGGTCAAACACGTGATGTACATATCTACag GTTAGTAAGTGAAAAAAccgtagaagaaaatattctgaaaaaagCCAATCAGAAGAGACTACTTGGAGACTTAGCCATCGAAGGTGGTAATTTCACAACTGCTTATTTCAAAAGT TCTACGATTCAAGATCTGTTTAACATCGATCAATCGGAGAACGATGCAACGACTCGAATGGCCGAAGTATTGGAACAAAATAGAGATCGAGAGAAGTTTTTGCAAAAGGATAACCAAGGTCAAACTTTAGAGGATAAAGTAGCGATGGGTGCGCTTGAAAGTGCTCTTGCTGCTGCTGAAGAGGATCTTGATGTTCAAGCCGCAAAGACCGCTAAAGCAGAGGCTGTTGCTGATTTAGCAGAATTTGACGAAAATATACCCTTGGATGACGCGGACAGAGATGACATGCAAGTTAGCAAGGCCGAGCTTGAAGTACAAAATTTAGTATCTCAg TTAACACCTATAGAACGTTACGCGATGAAGTTTGTCGAGGAATCAGAGGGTGCATTTTCTGCGGCACAACTTGCAGCAGCCGAACGTGAACTCGAAGAACAGAAGAAAGAGTGGGAGTTGGATCGGCTACGAGCGTTGCgcgaggaggaagaaaggagaatGCGATTAGCAGATGATGATGAGAAGCCTTTGACGTTTGGACGCGAGGATGCGCAAAATCAGGTTAATAGTGCTAGTAATTCTAAGAAATTAGTCAATAAGAAACTCCCACCGAATAGGAGGAGGAATTCGCGTAAGAATATTAGTAAAAGTGCTCAAGAATCAGAAAGTGAAACTGAGACTACTACAGAATCAGAATCAGAGTCACAAGAAGATGTGGTAGAAGATAGCCTTGACGAAGAGTCGAGTCATACGGAAAGTCAAAGTCAAGGCGACGAGGatgaggaggaggaagaggcaCACGATCAAAATGATTCTGAAAAGGGCGGATATCCCAAACGTAAGAACCGTTCTAATAAATCATTTAGTCAAAATCATTTCGATCTGAACAGTCCACGGACGAGATCAAGgggaaatgttaaaattaatttgtggACATTGGACGTAAGTCCTATCTTGCCTGGTATAAAACCGAAATGCCGAGGTAGAGCCAGCAATTTGCGTAAACAACGTGAGCTTGAAATGAGGATGAAAGCAgaagaaagtttcattttaCCTTTGCCACCAGTTTCAAGTCctaaaaagttaaataatacCAACATTTCGAATAAACCCAATGAAGAAGATAATACTGTGAATGAGAAAGAGATGGTAACAGTTGATTTAAAACATACAGATGCTGAAAAAAGTACAATCCTGCCTGCTGATGAAAAGCGATCTGAAAGCATCGAAAATTGTAAAGTGATTGTAAATCATTGCACCATTGCAACTTCTTCGCCAAAATCGAACTGCGATAAAACTGTCATAGACGAATCTAATGCCACCATACCTTTAGATTCGTTAGAAATAGAAACGTGTTCTCAATCAGGTAATTCATCGGGCATGTCAGAACAGAGTAAAGATTTAGAAGAAGGTATAATTGATAACAAAGACGGTGGTGAAGCAGCACAACAGTTAACAGAGAATACCACATCttcaatatatattacaaagttAATGTCCATAGCAATGGCGCAATCTAGTAATTTAGAAGGTGCTGCAAGTTGTAATGACGATTCCGAATATTCTAACGTTGATTTGATCTCACAGAATAGTAGTCCTCGTTCAGTTGTAATGGAATCGAATAtggtaaaaagaatttctgaTTCGAAATGCTTGAAAAGTTCAATGACTTTGGAGATagatgaagaaattaatatatcggAAGATTCATTGATTGCCCccttaaagaataaaatagtcGTTCAAGATACAGATGAAAATGCCGAATCTACAACAAAGAAATTAGTAAGTGATACTGTCTCTAAGAGTAAGATAACTTCATCTGCCATTGATGAATCAGATACGGGATTAAAAGGAGAACTACTTATCTCTAACGCGGAATCCaaggtattaaaaaataaagctgTAGACGAGCTccaagatataaatatttctaatgacGAGTATAGAGTAAAAAATGATGCAAGAGCGCAGAGTCctatcgaaacgaaagaagacaTGGATATGAAAGAAACTTCAACAAATAAACAATACGATGAAAGTACTTCAAATTCAGATACAACAAATAAGTCTGTCAATGATAATGAATCCATTTCTGTGATAGAATCAAGCTCTAGTCAAGAACCTAGTAGCAGCaaacaagaagaaaactaTACTAAATTAGATGAATGTGTGCGCGACGAAGATGATACAAAAGTTCAATCGACCTCATCGATACAAAACAGTGACAATACCTTTTCCTTTGATACTTTAGGCTCGAATGAATCAAGTGGATCTGAATCTAATACagaaaataagattaaatttcgtaaacCAGATACAATATCTTACGGAGTGACTACAAGAAGCGCGAAAGTAAACATTAGCGTAgaaaatactgaaaataaaaatttgatattatgtaGTGATACATATGAAAGTCAAGGAggcgaaatttcaaattcaaattcgaatACTCATCGAAAAGAAACTAGCAAAGTAACACAGATTCGAAGGCCCGACACACCTCGACCGACAATAGAACATTCTAGGATTACAAGGTCAAGTGCAATTCGTTCTTTAACACCTCCACCGAATTCAAATTCCACAAAATCATTGCAAAAAAGACGACCAGACACTCCTTTGCCTGAATGCTTTAGATCTTCCCCACGATTAGCGACGAGGTCTATATCAAATTTGAGCTCATCACtaagaaacgaagaacaaaATACAGCGTCATATGAAAAACCCATGACGCGTAGGTCAAAGACTTTGGATAATGGTGTTTTGAATCCAACTGTGTTTCGAAGAAGCAGTTCAATACCACCTATGAAACCAACATCCGATTCGAAGGATTGCACTAGTTCTATTTCAACTagatgtaaaagaaatagtgAATCTACAAGTACACCGAAACGACGACCGGATACACCTGTTCCCACTTTTGAACAAGGATCGAGAGTTACTCGATCTGGATTGAATTTTACGCTAAATTCGGCAAAGGGTCCTAATCATGTGTCAAACAAAGGGAACAAGCACATTCGAAAGATAGATTCGTCTTCTGATTCGAAATCACAGGAAGAGGAGTCTTCTGCCGTTTCACCATTGTCTGGAAAAACAGAAACGTTGAACACAGATTCAAATGGTAACGCGGTTGTATCAGAAACCTTTCCCAAACAAGATGATTCAACACTATCCTcctttaatgaaattaacgaGAAACCACAAAGAACTGCTAAAGTCGTTGCTATTCTTACTTTGGATACACGAAGTAATCATACCAGTAAAGCTTCTAGTTCCGTTCATACAAAAACATCTAATTGCAATTCCTCTGacacgaaaaataataaaaaaaacgcCGATTCTAATTCCAATCCCGCATCTGATTCGTCAGGGAAAAATTGCGTTCTTAGGATTTCAGATGTTACTCCGAATTGTAAAGTAGATGGGTGGTGTGATTCTGGATTGGATACCGGTTCTCGAGATCGCGTTTCCTCTAATGTATTTTCCAATGTAGCAAGTACTTATACCAGTTCCAATAAGGCAGGAAAATCACCGACGTTGAACAAAAATACGTCATTGAATTCTAAACTTAAAACTGATAAGGTTCCGATACAATCAACAGTGATAGCATTGGTCGATTTGGACAACGACTCTAATTATGATTCATCAGACGGGTCAAAGAAattaagaaggaaaattaaacgaacacGACTGTCATCGTTTGCAAAGCCATTGATAAGTGGAAAAACGAATGAATCACAAATAGCTGACGCGCTAGATGACGAAGAGCAGATACCGCCAATGAAAAAGTCGATTCGTACACAGCTtactcctcctcctccttcgcAAACAACTCAATTGGAAAAACTCAGTAGCGGTACTATATCTTGA